A window of the Halostagnicola kamekurae genome harbors these coding sequences:
- a CDS encoding FAD binding domain-containing protein yields the protein MFPDEFDYHRAESVDDALDLLAEYPDAEVLAGGHSLLPTMKNGLAKPDVVVDIGHIESMQGIDRNGDATSIGALTTYAEIDDDEELWADATVLTEAASEIGDTQVRNRGTIGGNLAHSDPASDLPGAAIASDLTLVVEGPDGERRIDADEFFVAMYMTDLAEDELLTRIEVPRGDGATSGAYVKKPSPSSGYALVGVAAQVQVDDGTVTTARIGANGVMDHAVRLEPVEDAIEGERLSDDAVSAAAERAADDLEEAMMMDDLQASSEFRSHLLETYTKRALERAAERADATVTA from the coding sequence ATGTTCCCGGACGAGTTCGACTACCACCGCGCGGAGAGCGTCGACGACGCGCTTGATCTGCTGGCGGAGTACCCCGACGCGGAGGTCCTCGCGGGCGGTCACAGCCTGCTCCCGACGATGAAAAACGGGCTCGCGAAGCCCGACGTCGTCGTCGACATCGGCCACATCGAGTCAATGCAGGGAATCGACAGAAACGGCGATGCGACGAGCATCGGCGCGTTGACGACCTACGCCGAGATCGACGACGACGAGGAGCTCTGGGCGGACGCGACGGTGCTAACGGAGGCCGCGAGCGAGATCGGCGACACGCAGGTCCGCAACCGCGGGACGATCGGCGGCAACCTCGCCCACTCGGACCCGGCGTCAGATCTGCCGGGCGCGGCCATCGCGAGCGACCTGACGCTAGTCGTCGAGGGGCCAGACGGGGAGCGCCGGATCGACGCCGACGAGTTCTTCGTCGCGATGTACATGACCGACCTCGCGGAGGACGAACTCCTCACCCGAATCGAGGTGCCCCGTGGCGACGGCGCGACGAGCGGCGCGTACGTGAAAAAGCCCAGTCCGTCGTCGGGGTACGCGCTCGTCGGCGTCGCCGCCCAGGTGCAGGTCGACGACGGGACGGTCACGACCGCCCGCATCGGTGCCAACGGGGTGATGGACCACGCAGTCCGCCTCGAGCCCGTCGAAGACGCGATCGAGGGCGAGCGCCTGAGCGACGACGCCGTCTCGGCGGCGGCCGAACGCGCCGCCGACGATCTCGAGGAAGCGATGATGATGGACGACCTTCAGGCGTCGTCGGAGTTCCGCTCGCACCTCCTCGAAACGTACACGAAGCGGGCGCTCGAGCGGGCCGCAGAGCGCGCCGACGCGACCGTCACAGCGTGA